ATCGGAATTCTCCCGAATCCTGACAAAATTCTTAGAAAATCAGGTCATACTTATCAGGTTTTGCGAGACCTGAGAAATGATTCTCATGTCTGGAGCTGTCTTCAATCCAGAAAAAGTGGAACTTTAAATCTGGATTACTTTATTGATTCTAATAATTCTGAGCAGAAGGTTATGGATTTTATTGAGAAGACTCTTGCAGGTATAAATTTGAATAGAATTATTTCTGAAATTCTTGATGCGCCGTATTTTGGATTTCAGGTTCATGAAATTATTTGGCAAAATGACAAATCAAATCCTGCGAAGCTAACTCTGAAGGATATTGCTCTGAGACCTCAGGAGATTTTTGCTTTCGATACAAACGGGAAGTTGATTTTCAAGCCCGTTTTTGGAAAAGAGTCCAAATTGGTCCCTGAATATAAATTTCTTCTAACTACTTTTGAAGCCGATTTGTTGAATCCTTATGGAAATAGTTTGCTTTCAAAATGCTACTGGAATGTTACTTTCAAAAATTCCTGCATCAGATTTTGGGTCAACTATATGGAAAAATATGGTATGCCTCTGCTAATTGGACAGTATAACCGCGGTGCAACTCAGGCTGAATCTGAAAAGCTTGCCGAAGCGCTTGCAGAAATGACCGAAGATACAGTCATTGTTACGCCTATGGATATCAATATTGACATCAAAGAAGCGGCGAGAAATTCTTCTGTTGAGCTTTATCGCGAAATGATAAATCATTGCAATGCTGAAATCAGCAAGACTATTCTATCAGAAACTCTGACAACAGAGCTTCATTCGGGCTCTTTTGCTGCGGCTCAGACGCATTTCAGAGTAAGGAGGGAAGTTATAGCAGCTGATACAAAAATTGTTGAGAATACAATAAATGAATTGATTGATTACATAGTTAAGATAAATTTTGGTGAGACAATTTCGCCATGCTTCAAATTCGTTATAAATGATTCAGACAATCTGAACAAAATTGACCGCGATATAAAACTTGTAAATGCCGGAGTAAAATTCACAAAAGACTACTGGATGAGAACCTATGGACTTAGCGCTGACGATTTCGATTTAAATCAGCAGGTTAATTCGATTGACTAAATAAAGGAGATATTAATACTAAGAATTCTATAAAATA
This window of the Ignavibacteriota bacterium genome carries:
- a CDS encoding DUF935 family protein, translating into MKYLTDELVKSSNLQSFVNRIGILPNPDKILRKSGHTYQVLRDLRNDSHVWSCLQSRKSGTLNLDYFIDSNNSEQKVMDFIEKTLAGINLNRIISEILDAPYFGFQVHEIIWQNDKSNPAKLTLKDIALRPQEIFAFDTNGKLIFKPVFGKESKLVPEYKFLLTTFEADLLNPYGNSLLSKCYWNVTFKNSCIRFWVNYMEKYGMPLLIGQYNRGATQAESEKLAEALAEMTEDTVIVTPMDINIDIKEAARNSSVELYREMINHCNAEISKTILSETLTTELHSGSFAAAQTHFRVRREVIAADTKIVENTINELIDYIVKINFGETISPCFKFVINDSDNLNKIDRDIKLVNAGVKFTKDYWMRTYGLSADDFDLNQQVNSID